One Brassica napus cultivar Da-Ae chromosome A5, Da-Ae, whole genome shotgun sequence DNA window includes the following coding sequences:
- the LOC106345967 gene encoding exportin-4, producing the protein MFNGSAGGGAEDLPQLQSTMRAIELACSYIQINTNPAAAEATILSLHQSPQPYKACRFILENSQVASARFQAAAAIKEAAIREWSFLSTEDKGGLISFCLGYVIQHANSSDAYVFSKVSSVAAQLMKRGWLEFTPAEKEVFFYQINQAILGSRGLDVQFIGIHFLESLVSEFSPSTSSAMSLPREFHENCRKSLEQNYLKTFYSWAQDAALSVTNKIVESNSDVPEVKVCNAALRLMHQILNWEFRYSKGGTKGSINVFSDGMRSDTASSRKTECVIVQPGASWCDVLLSSSHVGWLINLYSSLRQKFAFEGYWLDCPVAVSARKLIVQLCSLAGEVFPSNNAQMREQHLLLLLSGVLPWIDPPDVISKEIEEGRSGSEMIDGCRALLSIATVTTAVDFDRLLRSIRPFGTLTLLSLLMGEVVKVLLANSNDKETWSYEARDILLDTWTTLLASMDGSGGNAWLPPEGMHAAASLFSLIAESELKLASASATTDEDDADCLASVSAMDERLGSYALIARAAVDATVPFLTKLFSDRVARLHQGRGTVDPTETLEEVYSLLLIIGHVLADEGEGETALVPDALQTHFVDVVEAGNHPVVLLSSSIVKFAEQCLDANMRSSIFSPRLMEAVIWFLARWSFTYLMLVEDCNLGSNQLQSLPSRACLFTFFNEHNQGKFVLDIIVRISLTSLMSYPGEKDLQELTCHQLLHALVRRRNICFHLLSLDSWRNLANAFANDKSLFLLNGVSQRSLAQTLVLSAYGMRSSDASNQYVKDLMAHMTSSLVDLANNSDLKNLAQQPDIIMLVSCVLERLRGAASATEPRTQRAIYEMGLSVMNPVLRLLEVYKHESAVIYLLLKFVVDWVDGQISYLEAHETAGVVNFCMSLLQIYSSHNIGKISLSLSSTLLNEAKTEKYKDLRALLQLLSHLCSKDMVDFSSDSIETQSTNISQVVFFGLHIITPLITLELLKYPKLCFDYFSLISHMLEVYPETLAQLNSDAFNHVLTTVDFGLHQQDVDIVTMCLRALKALASYHYKETKAGNTGLGSHASGQTDPNGVFHEGILSRFLLTLLQFLLFEDYSTDLVSTAADALFPLILCEPNLYQGLGNELIEKQGNPNFKTRLANALQVLTTSNQLSSSLDRLNYQRFRKNLNNFLIEVRGFLKTK; encoded by the exons ATGTTTAATGGAAGCGCCGGAGGTGGAGCTGAGGATTTGCCTCAGCTTCAATCTACCATGCGCGCGATTGAACTTGCTTGCTCTTACATTCAG ATAAATACTAATCCAGCGGCTGCTGAAGCTACCATTTTGTCGCTTCACCAGTCTCCTCAGCCATACAAGGCCTGTAGATTCATTCTTG AAAATTCTCAGGTGGCGTCTGCTAGGTTTCAAGCTGCTGCAGCTATTAAAGAAGCAGCTATCAGGGAATGGAGTTTTCTTTCCACCGAGGATAAAGGGGGTTTGATTAG CTTCTGTCTTGGCTACGTCATACAGCATGCTAATTCATCAGATGCCTATGTGTTCTCAAAAGTATCTTCTGTCGCTGCGCAGCTGATGAAAAGAGGCTG GCTTGAGTTTACTCCAGCCGAGAAAGAAGTCTTTTTCTACCAG ATTAACCAGGCCATTCTTGGTTCACGAGGCTTAGATGTGCAGTTCATCGGTATTCATTTTCTCGAATCCTTG GTATCTGAATTCTCACCCTCTACTTCAAGTGCCATGAGTCTCCCGAGGGAATTTCATGAAAATTGCCGCAAGTCGCTGGAACAAAACTATTTGAAG ACTTTCTATAGCTGGGCACAGGATGCTGCTTTAAGTGTTACAAATAAGATTGTGGAATCAAATTCTGATGTCCCTGAGGTTAAAGTTTGCAATGCTGCGTTGCGGCTAATGCATCAGATACTAAATTGGGAGTTTCGTTACAGCAAAGGTGGCACAAAGGGCAGCATTAATGTATTCTCTGATGGAATGAGATCTGATACTGCATCATCACGGAAGACAGAGTGTGTAATAGTTCAG CCTGGTGCTTCGTGGTGTGATGTTTTGCTTTCAAGTTCACATGTTGGATGGCTGATAAATCTATATTCGTCGCTGAGGCAGAAGTTTGCTTTTGAAGGCTATTGGCTAGATTGTCCTGTTGCAGTCTCTGCTCGGAAACTTATTGTACAATTGTGCTCCTTGGCAGGAGAAGTATTTCCTTCCA ACAATGCACAGATGCGAGAGCAGCATCTACTCCTCCTTCTGTCAGGGGTGTTACCCTGGATTGATCCTCCTGATGTCATTTCAAAGGAGATTGAAGAAGGAAGGAGTGGAAG TGAGATGATTGATGGTTGTCGCGCATTGTTGTCTATCGCGACCGTTACTACTGCTGTTGACTTTGACCGACTCTTGCGATCAATAAG GCCCTTTGGTACTCTTACACTATTATCTCTGTTAATGGGTGAAGTTGTGAAAGTATTATTGGCGAATAGTAATGATAAAGAGACTTGGAGCTATGAGGCGCGCGACATCTTGCTAGATACCTGGACAACTCTCCTTGCT TCAATGGATGGTTCTGGAGGTAATGCGTGGTTGCCACCTGAAGGGATGCATGCTGCAGCTAGTCTCTTTTCATTGATTGCGGAATCTGAACTAAAAT TGGCATCTGCGTCAGCTACAACTGATGAAGATGATGCTGACTGTCTGGCTTCTGTATCTG CCATGGATGAAAGACTAGGCTCTTATGCTCTCATTGCGAGGGCAGCAGTGGATGCTACAGTTCCGTTTTTAACAAAACTTTTCTCTGATCGTGTTGCACGCCTCCATCAG GGCAGGGGCACTGTTGATCCGACCGAAACTTTGGAAGAGGTCTATTCTTTACTGCTGATAATCGGTCATGTACTTGCagatgaaggagaaggggaGACGGCCCtg GTTCCTGATGCCTTGCAAACTCATTTTGTGGATGTTGTAGAGGCAGGCAACCACCCTGTTGTGTTACTCTCAAG CTCAATTGTAAAATTCGCCGAGCAATGTTTGGATGCAAATATGAGATCATCGATCTTCAGTCCTCGGCTAATGGAG GCAGTCATATGGTTCCTTGCAAGATGGTCTTTCACATATCTTATGCTCGTTGAAGATTGCAATTTGGGTAGCAACCAGCTTCAGTCTCTACCTTCCAGAGCATGTTTATTCACGTTTTTCAATGAACATAATCAAGGGAAGTTTGTCCTTGATATAATTGTCCGGATCTCCTTGACATCGCTCATGTCTTACCCTGGTGAAAAGGATTTGCAG GAGTTAACATGTCATCAGTTACTGCATGCGCTTGTTCGACGAAGAAATATATGTTTTCACCTTCTATCACTG GACTCCTGGCGCAACCTAGCAAATGCTTTTGCTAATGACAAAAGTTTGTTCTTGCTAAATGGTGTTAGTCAG CGTTCATTAGCTCAAACGCTTGTTCTTTCTGCTTATGGAATGCGAAGTTCAGATGCATCAAATCA ATATGTGAAGGACCTCATGGCTCATATGACATCATCTTTAGTGGATTTGGCCAATAACAGTGACCTTAAAAATTTGGCTCAGCAACCTGATATCATTATGCTG GTGAGTTGCGTGTTAGAACGGCTTCGTGGAGCAGCAAGTGCCACTGAACCCCGGACACAGAGAGCAATATATGAGATGGGCTTGTCTGTTATGAATCCTGTGCTCCGTCTTCTCGAGGTTTACAAACACGAG TCTGCAGTAATTTATCTACTGCTTAAATTTGTGGTGGACTGGGTGGATGGGCAAATATCCTACCTAGAGGCTCATGAAACAGCTGGGGTTGTTAATTTCTGCATGAGTCTTCTACAAATATATTCGTCACACAATATTGGGAAG ATATCATTGTCCCTCTCGAGTACCTTGCTTAATGAAGCTAAAACCGAAAAGTACAAGGATTTACGCGCTCTGCTTCAGCTACTATCTCATCTATGCTCAAAAGATATG GTTGATTTTTCATCTGACAGTATCGAGACACAAAGCACAAACATATCCCAG GTGGTGTTCTTTGGCCTCCATATAATCACGCCACTTATAACTTTGGAACTACTCAAATACCCCAAGCTTTGTTTCGAC TATTTCTCGCTCATATCACATATGCTCGAGGTTTACCCGGAGACGCTCGCACAACTCAACAGTGATGCATTTAACCATGTGCTTACAACAGTTGACTTTGGTCTTCATCAGCAG GATGTAGATATAGTCACGATGTGCCTGAGAGCTCTAAAGGCTCTTGCTTCATATCACTACAAAGAGACAAAAGCTGGCAACACGGGTTTGGGTTCACACGCTTCTGGACAAACAGATCCTAATGGAGTTTTCCACGAAGGAATCCTGAGCCGATTCCTTCTGACATTACTTCAGTTTCTGCTTTTTGAGGATTACAG TACGGACCTAGTCAGCACAGCAGCAGATGCCTTGTTCCCTCTTATCCTCTGCGAACCGAACCTTTACCAG GGACTGGGCAACGAACTGATTGAGAAGCAGGGGAATCCCAACTTCAAAACGAGGCTAGCGAACGCTCTTCAGGTACTCACGACATCGAACCAGCTATCGTCATCCTTGGACCGTCTCAACTACCAAAGATTCAGAAAGAACCTCAACAACTTCCTCATCGAAGTTCGTGGGTTTCTCAAGACAAAATGA
- the LOC106349636 gene encoding diphthine--ammonia ligase: MKVVALVSGGKDSCYVMMKCIQYGHEIVALANLLPVDDSVDELDSYMYQTVGHQIIVSYAECMNVPLFRRRIRGSSRHQKLSYQITPDDEVEDLFVLLSEVKRQIPSITAVSSGAIASDYQRLRVESICSRLGLVSLAFLWKQDQTLLLQEMIANGIKAILVKVAAIGLDPSKHLGKDLAFMEPYLLKLKELYGSNVCGEGGEYETLTLDCPLFTNARIVLDEFEVKLHSPDSIAPVGVLHPTVFHLEKKGDPDSNSLEKEPGLVFEVQGDGPSTPESTRQRDSGTVEHTRNRVHLSKTGKENTFSICCWLEGSSESSTGLKEDLETVLTETESQLLKQGFNWENVLYIHLYISDMSEFAVANETYVKFITHEKCPFGVPSRSTIELPLVQAGLGKAYVEVLVANDQSKRVLHVQSISSWAPSCIGPYSQATLHKGVLHMAGQLGLDPPTMNLRNEGAIAELDQALKNSEAIAEAFRCSISSSAILFVVFCSARTEQSERDQLHEKFLSFLDLAKSSRRVLDPIFLYILVPDLPKRALVEVKPVLYVEEDSETEDETRQDQFGEGDYGCWGYKPEEWHQDCVQKRVVDGKICVTVISISAEVMKKLHEPEEEQELERVTRFCVYLLNKTLSENSFSWKDTTSLRIHFSTSLGVSVKRLFNVFETAFKELNEMSPEGIVGDSKEPTFNLVPVLGAGNSSASLDNIITCELFSLRS; encoded by the exons atgaaggtGGTGGCTTTAGTCAGTGGCGGCAAAGATAGCTGTTATGTCATGATGAAGTGTATCCAGTACGGTCACGAG ATCGTGGCATTGGCTAACTTGTTACCAGTTGATGATTCTGTCGATGAACTAGACAGCTATATGTATCAAACA GTAGGCCACCAGATTATTGTGAGCTATGCAGAGTGCATGAATGTGCCATTGTTCAGAAGGAGAATCCGAGGTTCTTCCAG GCATCAGAAACTTAGCTACCAAATTACACCAGACGATGAAGTGGAAGATCTGTTTGTTTTGTTAAGTGAAGTGAAGAGACAGATACCTTCCATCACGGCAGTTTCGTCTGGTGCCATTGCATCAGACTACCAACGTCTGCGTGTGGAAAGTATTTGTTCAAGGTTAGGTCTTGTTTCTTTGGCGTTTTTGTGGAAACAAGATCAGACTTTGCTTCTTCAGGAAATG ATAGCAAATGGGATAAAAGCTATTCTAGTCAAG GTGGCTGCAATAGGTTTGGATCCTTCTAAGCATTTAGGGAAAGACTTAGCTTTCATGGAGCCATATCTTTTGAAGTTGAAAGA GTTATATGGAAGTAATGTTTGTGGTGAAGGAGGAGAATATGAGACTCTGACTCTCGATTGCCCGCTTTTCACT aATGCGAGAATCGTGCTTGATGAATTTGAAGTTAAGCTACACTCTCCAGATTCTATTGCACCTGTTGGAGTTCTTCATCCAACGGTCTTCCATCTCGAAAAGAAGGGAGATCCAGACTCTAATTCCCTTGAGAAGGAGCCAGGTTTGGTGTTTGAGGTACAAGGAGATGGTCCTAGCACACCAGAATCTACTCGCCAACGAGATAGTGGAACCGTTGAACATACACGAAACAGAGTTCACTTATCAAAGACCGGTAAAGAAAACACATTCTCCATATGCTGCTGGCTGGAAGGTTCGAGCGAATCTTCAACAG GTCTGAAAGAAGATCTTGAGACCGTTCTTACGGAAACTGAGTCTCAGCTTCTGAAACAAGGATTCAACTGGGAGAACGTCTTGTACATTCATCTTTACATCTCTGATATGAGTGAGTTCGCTGTCGCCAATGAGACGTATGTGAAGTTTATCACACATGAAAAGTGTCCTTTTGGTGTTCCTTCACGTAGTACAATAGAGCTTCCTTTGGTACAAGCCGGTCTTGGAAAAGCTTACGTTGAGGTTTTAGTGGCAAATGACCAAAGCAAAAGGGTTCTCCATGTGCAAAGTATCTCGTCATGGGCACCTAGCTGCATTGGACCTTATAGTCAg gcCACTTTGCATAAGGGTGTTCTTCACATGGCTGGACAGTTAGGACTTGACCCTCCCACCATGAATCTTCGAAACGAAGGCGCAATTGCTGAGCTGGATCAAGCGTTGAAGAACAGTGAGGCGATAGCAGAGGCTTTTAGATGCTCAATCTCTTCATCAGCTATTCTCTTTGTGGTGTTCTGCTCAGCACGCACAGAGCAATCAGAGAGGGATCAGCTTCATGAgaagtttctttctttcttagatTTGGCAAAGTCTTCTCGGAGGGTCCTTGATCCTATCTTCCTTTACATTCTTGTTCCCGATCTTCCCAAAAG GGCTCTTGTTGAAGTAAAACCTGTCTTATACGTTGAAGAAGATTCAGAGACCGAAGATGAAACAAGACAAGATCAGTTTGGTGAAGGAGACTATGGTTGTTGGGGATATAAGCCAGAGGAATGGCACCAAGATTGTGTGCAGAAACGAGTTGTTGATGGGAAAATATGTGTGACCGTTATCTCCATCTCGGCTGAAGTGATGAAGAAGCTTCATGAACCTGAAGAGGAACAAGAACTGGAGAGAGTAACGAGATTCTGTGTATATCTTCTCAACAAAACCTTGTCTGAAAATTCATTCTCTTGGAAAGACACCACG AGCTTGAGGATACACTTCTCTACAAGTCTTGGTGTGTCTGTAAAGAGATTATTCAACGTTTTTGAAACTGCATTCAAAGAGCTTAACGAGATGAGCCCTGAAGGTATAGTTGGCGACTCGAAAGAACCTACATTCAATCTTGTCCCGGTCCTTGGTGCTGGAAACTCTTCTGCTTCGCTCGACAACATAATCACATGTGAACTATTTTCCCTAAGGTCTTAA